From the genome of Gracilimonas sp., one region includes:
- the coaE gene encoding dephospho-CoA kinase (Dephospho-CoA kinase (CoaE) performs the final step in coenzyme A biosynthesis.), with amino-acid sequence MIRVGITGGIGSGKTTFCKEWEKLGAFVLYADDFAKKLMQEDEELRKKITRTFGKEAYDSKNDLNRKYLAQEAFEKGRVEELNELVHPVLWKRAAELAEEKEKAGLEIFAKEAAILLKNGRSKELDYVIIVTADEDKRIERTSERDQASVKEIQNRMTKQPDFESLTHLADFVVLNDGTINELKDKAREIYKKIKMMD; translated from the coding sequence ATGATTAGAGTTGGCATCACCGGAGGAATCGGTTCAGGTAAAACCACTTTTTGTAAAGAGTGGGAAAAGCTCGGGGCTTTTGTACTTTATGCGGATGACTTTGCTAAAAAACTGATGCAGGAAGATGAAGAGCTTCGGAAAAAGATCACCAGGACTTTCGGAAAAGAAGCATATGATTCAAAAAATGACCTAAACCGAAAATACCTTGCACAAGAAGCATTTGAGAAGGGCAGGGTCGAAGAATTAAACGAATTGGTCCATCCTGTACTCTGGAAACGGGCAGCAGAACTGGCTGAAGAAAAAGAAAAAGCCGGGCTTGAAATCTTTGCTAAAGAGGCAGCCATTTTGTTGAAAAACGGGCGGTCAAAAGAATTGGACTATGTTATCATTGTGACGGCCGATGAAGATAAACGAATTGAGAGAACTTCAGAACGGGATCAAGCCTCAGTAAAAGAGATACAGAACAGAATGACCAAACAGCCCGATTTTGAATCGTTAACTCATCTTGCTGATTTTGTAGTTTTGAATGATGGTACGATCAATGAGTTAAAGGATAAAGCGAGAGAGATTTACAAAAAGATCAAAATGATGGACTAA